From Heliomicrobium modesticaldum Ice1, a single genomic window includes:
- a CDS encoding glycosyltransferase family 2 protein — protein MSFNGAGAAVRRAVMKKVGYYPGEFFLYMNEMDMAFRIWDAGYTIRYFPDIVSYHKASPTNRQSWRAPFFYCRNLFWLVWKNQPMGRAWSLTLLLFYYCLYFSMEQKTTIYLKAAWDAVKNLGMILSLRKPVQPEVARKLRVPYRVNFTFYR, from the coding sequence ATGAGTTTTAACGGCGCCGGCGCGGCGGTGCGCCGAGCGGTGATGAAAAAGGTAGGCTATTACCCGGGTGAGTTTTTCTTGTACATGAACGAGATGGACATGGCCTTTCGCATATGGGACGCCGGTTACACCATACGCTACTTCCCCGATATCGTGTCCTACCACAAGGCGTCTCCGACCAACCGCCAGTCATGGCGGGCACCTTTTTTCTACTGTCGCAACCTGTTCTGGCTGGTGTGGAAAAACCAGCCCATGGGACGGGCCTGGTCACTGACGCTATTGCTCTTCTATTACTGTCTGTATTTTTCTATGGAGCAAAAGACGACGATTTACCTGAAAGCAGCCTGGGACGCTGTCAAAAATCTTGGGATGATTTTGTCCCTGCGCAAACCTGTGCAACCGGAAGTGGCCCGCAAACTGCGGGTGCCCTACCGGGTCAATTTCACCTTTTACCGTTAA
- a CDS encoding glycosyltransferase family 2 protein, whose product MELVSVVILNWNRRNDLKEGLTRLREQPYRPLEIIVVDNGSTDDSVAMVRAEFPEVRLIETGKNLGVEGYNAGFRQARGEYVLILDDDSFPAYDAITRMVSRFQADPRLGVVAFDVRSYDQFVQWEQQGRPERSETSGEKAQALAEPDYYMSLSKNPLKRGQKARRFYMEIGGI is encoded by the coding sequence ATGGAACTGGTGTCTGTCGTCATCCTGAACTGGAACCGGCGAAATGATCTGAAAGAAGGGCTGACTCGCCTTCGAGAGCAACCCTACCGCCCGCTGGAGATCATCGTCGTCGACAACGGTTCCACTGACGACAGCGTCGCCATGGTCCGTGCAGAGTTTCCCGAGGTGCGCCTCATCGAGACAGGAAAAAACCTGGGCGTCGAGGGGTACAACGCCGGATTCCGGCAGGCCCGCGGTGAGTATGTGCTGATCCTTGATGATGACTCCTTTCCGGCTTACGACGCCATCACACGAATGGTCTCCCGCTTTCAGGCCGACCCGCGCCTGGGTGTCGTCGCTTTCGACGTGCGAAGCTATGACCAGTTTGTCCAGTGGGAGCAACAGGGTCGGCCGGAGCGGAGCGAGACGTCCGGCGAGAAAGCGCAAGCGCTGGCAGAGCCGGATTATTACATGAGTCTGTCTAAAAACCCCCTCAAGAGAGGGCAAAAAGCAAGACGTTTTTATATGGAAATTGGTGGAATTTAA
- a CDS encoding HAD family hydrolase has product MNQQGRELWRDDRFLAAYAGKIEKARLISLDVFDTLLLRTCRNPDDVFVRTAEAAHAAGCLCRRITPEMYRQLRKLAEQEARDGQQRRSGAREISLDQIYATLPEDIGDRKAIAAIELAAEKSSCYLNLSVFSLIRHCGEAGVPVALLSDMYLSAEQIMALLEANGLESRWIAKLFVSSEEGVGKGSGELFERLCALYPSIDRREILHMGDNLAADVHGAAKAGIDAVHYRAITPELNSIYEWESILHGDILPELLSLRKLTDALTAPCREEEAFWFRLGAGVMGPFFTLFTEWIVDLCREEQIAGVLPLMREGSFLSRLLRETFAYHGLSIPVIPLYVSRQSTYFPGLQAFDETEIQKLFERRNVTVGDILSMFPLEPAEVEGFASYLDLEASCCRQTVMADGVNVEQALSDLLTRPPVLTKIRSFIARQRQLLARYVSGLLPAEGKVATVDLGFRGSIQSSLESALALENCPADLCHLLAMGTEAVTPHLLKGMDIRGFAGNAGENADLMTPIARSPQTIEELLMEGVGSTLGYEESPQGQVYPVLSEYRCSAEEQLQKDACQRGMLAFQQMWFKLCAQKPDIRNKALTKKRDILAILRVCLKTPSREGKKQDVFIWKLVEFKGNSTLRVEGYRYKDCL; this is encoded by the coding sequence ATGAATCAGCAGGGCAGGGAACTTTGGCGGGACGACCGGTTTCTGGCCGCTTACGCAGGAAAGATTGAGAAAGCCCGCCTGATCAGTTTGGATGTCTTTGACACCTTGTTGTTGCGGACCTGCCGGAACCCCGATGATGTCTTTGTCAGAACGGCGGAAGCGGCTCACGCCGCCGGGTGTTTGTGCCGACGAATCACCCCTGAGATGTACCGGCAACTGCGCAAGCTGGCCGAACAGGAGGCCCGCGATGGGCAACAGCGACGATCAGGCGCCAGGGAAATCTCGCTCGATCAGATTTACGCCACCCTTCCGGAAGACATCGGTGACCGGAAGGCGATCGCGGCGATTGAACTGGCTGCAGAAAAATCGAGTTGCTATCTTAACCTAAGTGTCTTCTCGTTGATCCGGCATTGCGGGGAAGCGGGCGTCCCCGTGGCCCTGCTGTCCGATATGTATCTCTCGGCTGAACAGATCATGGCGTTGCTGGAAGCGAATGGGTTGGAGAGCCGGTGGATCGCGAAGCTTTTTGTCTCCAGTGAAGAGGGGGTTGGCAAAGGTTCGGGAGAACTCTTTGAGCGGCTTTGCGCGCTCTACCCCTCCATCGACCGGAGAGAGATCCTGCACATGGGGGACAACCTGGCGGCCGATGTGCATGGCGCCGCCAAGGCAGGGATCGACGCAGTACACTACCGAGCGATCACACCGGAACTGAACAGTATCTACGAATGGGAGTCGATCCTGCATGGCGACATATTGCCGGAACTGCTCTCGCTGCGGAAGCTGACCGACGCTCTTACAGCCCCTTGTCGCGAGGAGGAGGCCTTCTGGTTCCGGTTAGGCGCCGGCGTCATGGGGCCCTTTTTTACGCTCTTTACCGAATGGATCGTCGACCTGTGCCGGGAGGAGCAGATCGCCGGTGTGCTTCCCTTGATGCGGGAAGGGAGTTTCCTGAGCAGGTTGCTCCGGGAGACCTTCGCCTATCACGGGCTGTCGATCCCCGTGATCCCCTTGTATGTGTCACGGCAATCGACCTACTTCCCCGGTTTGCAGGCCTTTGATGAGACCGAGATCCAAAAGTTGTTCGAACGGCGGAACGTGACGGTCGGCGACATCCTGTCCATGTTCCCGCTGGAACCGGCGGAGGTCGAGGGGTTTGCCAGTTACTTGGATCTAGAGGCTTCCTGTTGCCGGCAGACCGTGATGGCTGACGGCGTCAACGTGGAACAGGCGTTGAGCGACTTACTGACCCGACCGCCGGTTCTAACCAAAATCCGGTCTTTTATCGCGCGACAGCGACAGCTCCTGGCGAGGTATGTAAGTGGACTGTTGCCTGCCGAAGGCAAGGTTGCCACGGTGGATCTGGGGTTTCGCGGTTCCATTCAGTCCTCCCTGGAATCTGCCCTGGCGCTGGAAAACTGTCCAGCCGACCTGTGCCATCTCCTCGCTATGGGAACGGAAGCGGTCACCCCGCATCTGCTGAAAGGGATGGATATCCGCGGTTTTGCCGGCAATGCCGGGGAAAATGCCGATCTGATGACGCCCATCGCGCGCAGCCCGCAAACGATCGAAGAGTTGCTCATGGAAGGTGTCGGCTCGACCTTGGGTTATGAGGAAAGTCCACAAGGGCAAGTCTATCCGGTGCTTTCGGAATATCGCTGTTCCGCGGAAGAACAGTTGCAAAAAGACGCCTGCCAGCGCGGAATGCTTGCTTTTCAACAAATGTGGTTCAAGTTATGCGCCCAAAAGCCCGATATTAGGAATAAGGCACTCACAAAAAAGCGGGATATTTTGGCGATACTTAGAGTCTGTCTAAAAACCCCCTCAAGAGAGGGCAAAAAGCAAGACGTTTTTATATGGAAATTGGTGGAATTTAAAGGGAATTCGACTCTTCGCGTCGAAGGATATAGGTACAAAGACTGTTTATAG
- a CDS encoding mannose-1-phosphate guanylyltransferase/mannose-6-phosphate isomerase, producing the protein MKVVILAGGGGTRLFPLSRQDYPKQFLRLQGGKSLLAQTVERFLAVANPADMVVVTNQVYYHHVQTELRLCGALAAHILLEPAARNTAPAIALAARYCADVLGCGDEEVLFVSPSDHLISPVDGFVNAVKQAVEGAGQGKIVTLGVLPEKPETGYGYIQAGAPCHGGFAVTGFTEKPERSVAEAFLRQGNYYWNSGMYAMQIETVFAELKSHAPEIYNGVAESFEQSLARFEQMPSVSIDYAVAEKSDRGIVIPLSLFWSDIGSWDAIFDALTKDEEGNVLAGDCHAIDCHESLLMSNGRLVAGIGLTDTLVVETSDVIVVAQKGHSQKIKSLVEQLRGRGRREASEHPTQFRPWGKYTVLAEAPGYKVKHIVVTPGSQLSLQMHYHRSEHWIVLQGTACVTVDDQTRWIHENESLFVPKTARHRLSNPGKIPLEIIEVQNGSYLGEDDIVRFDDVYGRLSDGTGVCRHPELEPAK; encoded by the coding sequence GTGAAAGTCGTCATCTTGGCCGGTGGCGGGGGGACACGGCTGTTCCCCCTCTCCCGGCAGGACTATCCCAAACAGTTTTTGCGCCTGCAAGGGGGAAAGTCGCTGCTGGCGCAGACGGTCGAGCGGTTCTTGGCGGTTGCCAACCCTGCCGACATGGTGGTTGTCACCAATCAGGTCTATTATCACCATGTGCAGACGGAGCTCCGCCTCTGCGGCGCTTTAGCGGCCCACATCCTCCTGGAACCGGCGGCGCGCAACACGGCGCCGGCCATCGCCCTGGCTGCCCGCTATTGCGCTGATGTCCTGGGATGCGGCGATGAGGAGGTCCTCTTTGTCTCGCCGTCGGATCACCTGATTTCACCGGTGGATGGTTTTGTCAACGCCGTCAAGCAGGCCGTCGAAGGCGCCGGGCAAGGGAAGATCGTCACCCTCGGCGTGCTGCCGGAAAAGCCGGAGACCGGTTACGGCTATATTCAGGCAGGCGCACCCTGTCACGGCGGGTTTGCAGTGACAGGCTTTACGGAAAAACCGGAACGGAGTGTGGCGGAGGCCTTTTTGCGGCAAGGGAATTACTATTGGAATTCCGGGATGTACGCGATGCAGATCGAAACGGTTTTTGCGGAACTGAAGAGCCATGCGCCTGAGATTTACAATGGCGTTGCCGAATCCTTCGAGCAGTCCTTGGCCCGTTTTGAACAGATGCCTTCGGTGTCGATCGACTACGCCGTGGCAGAGAAATCAGATCGGGGGATCGTTATCCCGTTGTCGCTATTTTGGAGTGATATCGGCTCTTGGGATGCCATTTTTGACGCCCTGACCAAAGATGAAGAGGGCAACGTGCTGGCAGGGGATTGCCACGCCATCGACTGTCATGAGTCGCTGCTGATGAGCAATGGGCGCCTGGTGGCGGGGATCGGCCTGACGGACACCCTCGTGGTGGAGACCTCCGATGTGATCGTCGTCGCGCAGAAGGGCCACTCTCAAAAGATCAAGTCCCTCGTGGAACAACTGAGGGGTCGCGGGCGAAGGGAGGCGTCAGAACATCCCACCCAATTCCGGCCCTGGGGAAAATACACCGTCCTGGCGGAGGCGCCGGGGTATAAGGTGAAACACATCGTCGTTACGCCGGGCAGCCAGTTGAGCCTGCAGATGCATTACCACCGCAGCGAACACTGGATCGTCCTGCAAGGGACGGCCTGCGTCACCGTCGACGACCAGACGAGGTGGATTCACGAGAATGAGAGTTTGTTTGTGCCCAAAACGGCAAGGCATCGTCTGAGCAATCCCGGAAAAATTCCGCTGGAGATCATTGAGGTGCAAAACGGGAGTTATCTGGGAGAAGACGATATCGTCCGGTTTGATGATGTATATGGGAGGTTATCCGATGGAACTGGTGTCTGTCGTCATCCTGAACTGGAACCGGCGAAATGA
- a CDS encoding nucleoside-diphosphate sugar epimerase/dehydratase, with translation MRLLDLLTNKGFAREKIKGIVDSNPHKDGRVLHGLPVYAKERFFAERQEDCSDIIISSAAFEHEIYEELQPVLPERVQLIRLYDGKLGCQVPL, from the coding sequence ATGCGGCTATTGGATCTGCTCACCAACAAAGGCTTTGCCAGGGAGAAGATCAAAGGGATCGTCGATTCCAATCCCCATAAAGACGGCAGGGTGCTCCACGGTCTGCCCGTGTACGCCAAAGAGCGGTTTTTCGCCGAGCGCCAGGAGGATTGCTCCGATATCATCATCTCGTCGGCAGCCTTTGAACATGAGATTTACGAGGAATTGCAACCGGTCCTTCCCGAAAGGGTTCAACTGATCCGGCTCTACGATGGGAAGCTTGGATGTCAAGTTCCCCTCTAA
- a CDS encoding IS1182-like element ISHmo2 family transposase gives MFRFDVDPQVSFYDFAALWDQLVPADSVFRLFRELAPLLIQPEDFTGLYCLDNGRPSHAARQMTMACMLQEMLGETDRGMEAQTRVNIEVKFALGMALDEPGIDHANFGVHRQRLIQKELDKVYLDRFIRLMYYLGVLTGKEPWITDTTHVIAPISAPTTIELIRQAMRLLVRLLAKQYSVPWHAIPHAPRAVRYLETVTEVKEHNLDDKAKMERLVEVVSEADELLAYVESSEASWKKKPDVIHYALLLCRILRERIIRKDDGTLEIAPGGSVKDMIVSAVDSEARFGCKGKTKWRGYKMAIVEVGNSGFIAAAEAMKANDYDGSSLVPLADQLPTDCVENPTIIGDTHYGAGDDRVTLKEKGIDVVAPLSPKTKCDILAGEGFQVSEDQTQLICPRGKVITTYSEVADGKNFVLRAKDHDCKHCPRYTTCFKEKKHRRTIFIHNAYGVMLEAAKHSQTKIYKEQMRLRSRIEAKQNELVNRYGLRRVRRIGKRNLAYAARLSALAANFQKLNRLRNDKNATMVLEVSALRGVAFKKAA, from the coding sequence TTGTTTCGATTCGATGTGGACCCCCAAGTTAGCTTTTACGACTTTGCAGCCCTCTGGGACCAACTTGTGCCTGCCGATTCCGTCTTTCGCCTGTTTCGTGAATTGGCGCCCCTATTAATACAACCGGAGGATTTTACAGGTCTCTATTGCCTTGACAACGGACGTCCCAGTCATGCGGCCCGGCAGATGACGATGGCCTGCATGTTACAGGAAATGCTGGGCGAAACAGACCGGGGGATGGAAGCACAGACACGTGTGAACATCGAGGTCAAGTTTGCGTTAGGAATGGCCCTCGATGAACCGGGCATTGATCACGCCAATTTTGGCGTCCACCGGCAACGGCTCATCCAAAAGGAACTTGATAAGGTCTATCTCGATCGCTTTATCCGGTTGATGTACTACCTGGGCGTTTTGACAGGGAAAGAACCTTGGATAACGGACACGACCCATGTCATAGCTCCCATCAGTGCCCCCACGACCATCGAACTGATCCGCCAAGCCATGCGCCTGTTGGTGCGTCTTTTGGCGAAGCAATACAGTGTTCCATGGCATGCAATCCCCCATGCCCCTCGGGCGGTACGTTACCTGGAAACAGTGACGGAAGTGAAAGAGCATAACCTGGACGATAAGGCCAAAATGGAACGGCTTGTTGAAGTGGTCAGCGAGGCTGACGAACTGCTGGCCTACGTGGAGTCATCGGAGGCTTCGTGGAAGAAGAAGCCCGATGTCATTCATTACGCCCTTTTGCTTTGCCGTATCCTCCGTGAACGAATCATTCGGAAAGATGATGGAACTCTTGAGATAGCCCCCGGCGGTTCTGTCAAAGATATGATAGTTTCGGCTGTAGACAGCGAAGCCCGTTTCGGTTGTAAGGGCAAGACGAAATGGCGCGGGTATAAGATGGCCATCGTCGAAGTCGGAAATTCCGGATTTATCGCCGCCGCCGAGGCCATGAAAGCCAACGACTATGACGGCTCCAGTCTGGTGCCGTTAGCGGATCAGCTTCCCACCGATTGTGTAGAAAACCCGACGATCATTGGAGATACCCACTATGGTGCGGGCGATGACCGTGTCACCCTCAAGGAAAAAGGCATTGACGTAGTGGCGCCACTTTCACCAAAGACAAAATGTGATATCCTCGCGGGCGAGGGATTTCAAGTTTCCGAAGACCAAACACAACTGATCTGCCCGAGAGGAAAAGTCATCACCACCTATTCGGAAGTGGCAGATGGGAAGAACTTCGTGCTTCGCGCCAAGGACCATGATTGCAAGCACTGCCCTCGTTACACGACCTGTTTTAAAGAAAAGAAACATCGGCGCACGATTTTTATTCACAACGCCTATGGTGTCATGCTCGAGGCGGCAAAGCACTCCCAAACGAAAATCTATAAGGAACAGATGCGTCTTCGCAGCCGCATCGAAGCCAAGCAAAATGAACTGGTCAACCGTTACGGACTGCGCCGGGTTCGCCGTATCGGAAAACGAAATCTGGCTTATGCCGCCCGGCTCAGCGCGTTAGCGGCGAACTTTCAAAAACTCAACCGTCTACGAAATGATAAGAATGCAACCATGGTGTTGGAGGTGAGTGCCTTACGCGGTGTTGCTTTCAAAAAAGCCGCATAA
- a CDS encoding glycosyltransferase family 2 protein: MAHPVAVVICNWNKKEDLLACIDAVLASRFRGFDLCVVDNASTDGSAEAVAAAYGDQVILLRNEQNLGGAGGFNRGIRWALSQAYEYIHLLDNDVFVEADAIGALHVFMEEHPDVAAAGSRLYKHAHPNQLQELGANIDWERFHLKPHFKNHIDRGDLPDIMECDYVPACSVMLRADVLRKVGLMDEGCFIYWDDVEWFYRMRRLGRRVVAFAGSKAWHKMGAAVRKNTFATYYFWRNRIHFFARALDGGTLERFAEALCAELAQAAFFSEYKGQHNTVKTLFMAVADALTGTRGQAGPERIFERESEQNRLAEVFQATEQVVLLDCGDIRVLREIVNGMLAAKPGLRLSLASRELPAAELALQFPAHPVMEGVPDADRSFLLCQTCRQIADVRHELSEQVGLYVDAYMNVVHSEEDRRALQRYDQVYQGYIARFLPVLRQKLIDLGKSRRQRVQETQPGRKAADVI; this comes from the coding sequence ATGGCTCATCCCGTAGCCGTCGTTATCTGCAACTGGAATAAAAAAGAGGACTTGTTGGCGTGCATCGATGCGGTGCTGGCCAGCCGGTTTCGTGGATTCGATCTCTGTGTCGTCGACAACGCTTCCACCGACGGCTCTGCCGAGGCCGTCGCCGCCGCTTATGGGGATCAGGTGATCCTGTTGCGGAACGAGCAAAATCTTGGCGGTGCCGGTGGTTTTAACAGGGGCATCCGGTGGGCGCTCTCGCAAGCATACGAGTACATCCATCTTCTCGACAACGACGTGTTCGTGGAAGCGGACGCCATCGGCGCGCTGCACGTCTTCATGGAAGAACATCCTGACGTAGCGGCGGCTGGGTCGAGGTTGTATAAACACGCTCACCCTAACCAACTCCAGGAGTTGGGCGCCAACATCGATTGGGAGCGTTTTCACCTCAAACCCCATTTCAAGAACCATATCGATAGGGGCGATCTGCCTGACATCATGGAGTGTGACTATGTGCCCGCCTGTTCTGTCATGCTCCGCGCCGATGTCCTGCGGAAGGTCGGTTTGATGGACGAAGGCTGTTTCATCTACTGGGACGACGTGGAATGGTTTTACCGGATGAGAAGGTTGGGGCGCCGGGTGGTAGCATTTGCAGGATCCAAAGCCTGGCACAAGATGGGCGCCGCTGTCCGCAAGAACACCTTCGCGACGTACTACTTTTGGCGGAACCGGATCCATTTCTTCGCCAGGGCTCTCGATGGAGGGACGCTGGAACGCTTCGCAGAGGCCCTCTGCGCTGAACTGGCCCAGGCTGCATTTTTCTCCGAGTATAAAGGACAACACAACACGGTGAAGACGCTCTTCATGGCCGTCGCAGACGCCCTCACAGGGACTCGCGGTCAAGCCGGACCGGAAAGGATCTTCGAGCGGGAGAGTGAGCAAAACCGGTTGGCCGAGGTGTTCCAGGCTACGGAGCAGGTGGTCTTGCTGGACTGCGGGGATATCCGGGTTCTCCGGGAGATCGTGAACGGGATGCTTGCCGCCAAGCCGGGACTCCGCCTGTCGCTGGCGTCGCGCGAACTCCCTGCGGCCGAACTGGCCCTCCAATTCCCTGCTCATCCGGTGATGGAGGGCGTTCCTGACGCAGACCGGTCGTTCCTGTTGTGTCAAACCTGCCGGCAGATCGCCGATGTTCGCCATGAACTCTCGGAACAGGTCGGGTTGTATGTGGACGCGTATATGAATGTCGTCCACTCGGAGGAAGATCGGCGCGCTCTCCAGCGGTATGACCAGGTCTATCAGGGGTATATTGCACGGTTCCTGCCGGTGTTGCGGCAGAAACTGATCGATCTAGGCAAGAGTCGCCGTCAACGGGTGCAGGAAACGCAACCTGGACGGAAGGCTGCCGACGTGATATGA